In the Acidobacteriota bacterium genome, one interval contains:
- a CDS encoding Smr/MutS family protein, which produces MIEGGEFFPGPVAIPVNGILDLHAFDPRDVKVVVSEYLAECRRLGILDVQIIHGKGTGTLRRTVHALLQRLPEVASFSTAGAGEGGWGATFVVLRAEGLGP; this is translated from the coding sequence TTGATCGAAGGCGGGGAGTTCTTTCCCGGTCCGGTGGCGATCCCGGTGAACGGGATCCTGGACCTGCACGCCTTCGATCCCCGTGACGTGAAGGTCGTGGTGTCGGAGTACCTGGCCGAGTGCCGGCGCCTGGGGATCCTCGACGTCCAGATCATCCACGGGAAGGGGACGGGAACCCTGCGGCGGACGGTCCACGCCCTCCTCCAGCGTCTGCCCGAAGTGGCCTCCTTCTCGACGGCCGGTGCGGGCGAGGGCGGATGGGGCGCGACCTTCGTCGTCCTGCGCGCCGAAGGTCTTGGCCCCTAA
- a CDS encoding methylated-DNA--[protein]-cysteine S-methyltransferase: protein MTAPVTLGLETPVGRLDVTLSPGAVHRIEFGGKAPDGPVPRSVAPLLNRLKKQLREYFAGSLRDFDVPLDPDPPGTDFQARVWEALRRVPAGQVLSYSDLAKWAGRPGAARAAGSACGANRIPILIPCHRAVAKGGLGGFGGGLAVKKQLLRLERGT from the coding sequence GTGACCGCCCCGGTGACCCTCGGACTGGAGACGCCGGTGGGACGCCTCGACGTGACCCTCTCGCCGGGAGCGGTGCACCGCATCGAGTTCGGGGGAAAGGCCCCCGACGGACCCGTCCCCCGAAGCGTGGCCCCCCTCCTGAACCGGCTCAAGAAGCAGTTGCGCGAGTACTTCGCGGGATCCCTCCGCGACTTCGACGTCCCTCTGGACCCCGATCCTCCCGGCACCGATTTCCAGGCGAGGGTGTGGGAGGCGCTCCGCCGGGTGCCCGCCGGCCAGGTCCTCTCCTACTCGGACCTGGCGAAGTGGGCGGGGCGGCCGGGCGCCGCGCGGGCGGCGGGGTCCGCCTGCGGCGCCAACCGGATCCCGATCCTCATTCCCTGCCACCGCGCGGTGGCGAAAGGGGGGCTGGGCGGCTTCGGCGGCGGGCTCGCCGTCAAGAAACAGCTCCTCCGCCTGGAGCGCGGCACCTGA
- a CDS encoding MFS transporter, with translation MSDATNPAGTEARPQPSTFYRWAVLVIISLAMFGNYYIYDSINPVTDLMKAQLGFTDAVIGQLNTSYSIAAVLVLLVGGVLIDRLGTTRTTVLFGALCTVSGVTMLLSTEPWVMIGSRFLLGVGAEPLIVAITAALAKWFKGKELSFAFGINLTIARLGQVAVDWSPTWAKWAYDGWRTPLVLAAVLGSLCTLGALAYWALESRALKRYSLGEEGETDRLVVKDLFRFDASFWYCVALCVTFYSAIFPFRTFSIKFFIESYGLTREMAGQINSSLPVAAMVATPLFGLLVDRIGRRASLMFLGAFLLMPVYVIMAYHALPLWIPIAMMGVAFSLVPAIMWPSVAYIVEQKRLGTGLAVMTLVQQVGVAGLNTVVGYANDLGHAGPANPAGYVPGMWLFSGLGFVALLFAFLLWKVEKGPRAHGLETIRVGAKAEG, from the coding sequence ATGTCCGACGCGACGAATCCCGCCGGGACAGAAGCGCGGCCCCAGCCGTCCACCTTCTACCGGTGGGCGGTGCTGGTCATCATCAGCCTCGCCATGTTCGGCAACTACTACATCTACGACTCCATCAATCCGGTGACGGATCTGATGAAGGCCCAGCTGGGCTTCACCGACGCCGTCATCGGACAGCTCAACACGAGCTACAGCATTGCCGCGGTTCTTGTCCTTCTGGTGGGGGGCGTCCTCATCGACCGCCTGGGGACGACCCGGACGACGGTGCTTTTCGGCGCGCTCTGCACGGTCTCGGGCGTCACCATGCTCCTGAGCACGGAGCCCTGGGTGATGATCGGATCGCGATTCCTCTTGGGCGTGGGAGCCGAGCCCCTCATCGTGGCCATCACAGCGGCCCTGGCCAAGTGGTTCAAGGGGAAGGAGCTCTCCTTCGCCTTCGGGATCAACCTCACCATCGCGCGGCTGGGGCAGGTGGCCGTGGACTGGTCCCCCACCTGGGCCAAGTGGGCCTACGACGGGTGGCGCACGCCCCTCGTGCTGGCGGCGGTCCTGGGCTCCCTCTGCACCCTGGGGGCGCTCGCCTACTGGGCGCTGGAGTCCCGGGCCCTGAAGCGCTACTCCCTGGGCGAGGAGGGGGAGACGGACCGCCTCGTGGTCAAGGACCTCTTCCGCTTCGACGCCTCCTTCTGGTATTGCGTGGCCCTCTGCGTGACCTTCTACTCGGCGATCTTCCCCTTCCGGACCTTCTCCATCAAATTCTTCATCGAGAGCTACGGGCTGACCCGGGAGATGGCGGGCCAGATCAACAGCAGCCTCCCCGTGGCGGCCATGGTGGCCACCCCGCTCTTCGGGCTCCTCGTGGACCGCATCGGGCGGCGGGCCTCCCTCATGTTCCTGGGGGCCTTCCTGTTGATGCCTGTCTACGTGATCATGGCCTACCACGCCCTCCCCCTGTGGATCCCCATCGCCATGATGGGCGTCGCCTTCTCCCTCGTCCCCGCCATCATGTGGCCCAGCGTCGCGTACATCGTGGAGCAGAAGCGCCTCGGGACGGGGCTGGCGGTCATGACTCTGGTCCAGCAGGTGGGCGTGGCCGGGCTCAACACGGTGGTCGGCTACGCCAACGACCTGGGCCATGCGGGCCCCGCGAATCCCGCGGGGTACGTCCCCGGGATGTGGCTCTTCTCCGGCCTCGGCTTCGTGGCCCTTCTCTTCGCCTTCCTTCTCTGGAAGGTCGAGAAGGGGCCCAGGGCCCACGGCCTCGAGACGATCCGGGTCGGCGCGAAGGCGGAGGGCTGA
- the queF gene encoding preQ(1) synthase, with amino-acid sequence MAAYTKEHAKKGLDAPLPAIETWPNQFPGYEITIEAPEFTSVCPKTGLPDFGLLVLRYEPRKSCLELKSYKEYLLAYRNVGIFYENAVNRILRDVVKACGPERATLTGVFNSRGGMSASVVATYTRDKGFGS; translated from the coding sequence ATGGCGGCCTATACCAAGGAGCACGCCAAGAAGGGCCTGGACGCGCCCCTCCCGGCGATCGAGACGTGGCCGAACCAGTTTCCCGGCTACGAAATCACCATCGAAGCGCCCGAGTTTACCTCGGTGTGCCCCAAGACCGGACTGCCCGACTTCGGCCTCCTCGTCCTGAGGTACGAGCCCAGGAAGTCCTGCCTCGAACTCAAGTCCTACAAGGAGTACCTCCTGGCCTACCGGAACGTGGGCATCTTCTACGAGAACGCCGTGAACCGGATCCTTCGGGACGTGGTGAAAGCCTGCGGGCCCGAGCGGGCGACCCTCACGGGAGTGTTCAACTCCCGCGGCGGAATGAGCGCCTCCGTCGTGGCCACCTACACCCGCGACAAGGGATTCGGCTCGTGA
- a CDS encoding beta-ketoacyl-[acyl-carrier-protein] synthase family protein, with protein sequence MTAPCYVTGIGAVSAFGIGTEALWKGLLSGRTAVSPLRRFDGSGLRSPLVAEAPDPGGDFPNRTDRLAFAAAREALSSAGLEALPEQAGVATGAGVGGLPESEEAFGAWLAGSARTPSLRTLTRHMPATTADLLCLAFGARGPRCAAASACASSTTALALGAAWISLGETDCVLAGGADALTRMTVGGFNSLRLVASEPPRPFDRSRSGMAVGEGAAFLVLESFERVRERGARPLAALSGWGLSTDAHHATAPHPEGRGALAALQAALQRAGATAEEVDAVNAHGTGTRANDSAEAAALVRLLGRRAPEVPVSSVKGALGHCLGAAGALEAVASVLTILRQTVPPTAGLATPEFEGLLLPTAPVERPVGSVLTLNLGFGGHNAALFFRRTP encoded by the coding sequence TTGACGGCGCCCTGCTATGTCACGGGGATCGGCGCGGTCTCGGCCTTCGGCATCGGGACGGAGGCGCTCTGGAAGGGGCTCCTCTCGGGAAGAACGGCGGTGAGCCCGCTAAGGAGGTTCGACGGGAGCGGCCTCCGGAGCCCCCTGGTCGCGGAAGCGCCCGACCCCGGAGGGGATTTTCCCAACCGCACCGACCGCCTCGCCTTCGCCGCCGCCCGGGAGGCCCTGTCGTCGGCGGGGCTCGAGGCCCTGCCTGAGCAGGCGGGGGTGGCCACCGGGGCCGGCGTGGGCGGCCTGCCCGAATCGGAGGAAGCCTTCGGCGCCTGGCTCGCAGGGTCGGCGAGGACCCCTTCTCTCAGGACGCTGACCCGCCACATGCCGGCCACCACGGCCGACCTGCTGTGTCTCGCCTTCGGCGCCCGCGGCCCCCGCTGCGCCGCGGCCAGCGCCTGCGCCTCCTCCACGACCGCCCTCGCCCTGGGCGCGGCCTGGATCTCCCTCGGAGAGACGGACTGCGTCCTGGCCGGAGGCGCCGATGCCCTTACGCGCATGACCGTGGGAGGATTCAACAGCTTGCGGCTCGTCGCGTCCGAACCGCCCCGGCCCTTCGATCGGAGCCGTTCGGGCATGGCCGTGGGGGAGGGGGCGGCCTTCCTCGTCCTCGAATCCTTCGAGCGGGTCCGGGAGCGCGGGGCTCGCCCCCTGGCGGCCCTTTCCGGATGGGGGCTCTCCACGGATGCCCACCACGCCACCGCCCCCCATCCCGAAGGGAGGGGAGCCCTGGCGGCCCTGCAGGCGGCCCTTCAAAGGGCGGGAGCGACGGCCGAGGAGGTGGACGCCGTGAATGCGCACGGCACGGGCACCCGGGCCAACGACTCCGCGGAGGCCGCGGCCCTGGTCCGGCTTCTGGGCCGCCGCGCGCCGGAGGTGCCCGTCTCTTCCGTCAAGGGGGCCCTGGGCCACTGCCTGGGAGCGGCGGGAGCCCTGGAGGCCGTCGCCTCCGTCCTCACGATCCTCCGCCAGACCGTTCCCCCGACGGCGGGGCTGGCCACGCCGGAATTCGAGGGCCTCCTTCTGCCGACCGCGCCGGTGGAGCGTCCCGTCGGGTCGGTCCTGACCCTGAACCTGGGCTTCGGCGGCCACAACGCCGCCCTGTTTTTCCGGAGGACCCCGTGA
- a CDS encoding methyltransferase domain-containing protein, producing MNGHFDWIAPVFDWAGGHRDPEALRRVLGLPSPGRLLDLGGGTGRVARSLVDHVGALVVADLSRPMLRRAARKAGLRAVLAFAGSLPFQAGAFSRILVVDAFHHFADQEGALRDLFRTVEAGGRVVIEEPDARRVGVRAVGRLEKILGMTSCMRPPEAIAEMAARAGFRTRVEEGSRFSVWIVGEKD from the coding sequence GTGAACGGCCACTTCGACTGGATCGCCCCCGTCTTCGACTGGGCGGGCGGCCACCGAGACCCGGAGGCCCTCCGCCGGGTCCTCGGCCTCCCCTCGCCGGGACGGCTCCTCGACTTGGGTGGAGGCACCGGCAGGGTGGCCCGGTCCCTCGTGGATCACGTGGGAGCGCTCGTCGTGGCCGACCTGTCCAGACCCATGCTCCGGCGGGCCGCCCGCAAGGCGGGTTTGAGGGCGGTCCTGGCCTTCGCGGGCTCCCTTCCCTTCCAAGCCGGGGCCTTCTCGAGGATCCTGGTGGTGGATGCGTTCCACCACTTCGCGGACCAGGAGGGCGCCCTGAGGGACCTGTTCCGCACGGTGGAAGCGGGAGGGCGCGTCGTCATCGAGGAGCCCGACGCCCGCCGGGTCGGGGTTCGCGCCGTCGGCCGCCTGGAGAAGATCCTCGGCATGACGAGTTGCATGCGCCCTCCCGAGGCCATCGCCGAAATGGCCGCCCGGGCTGGGTTCCGGACCCGGGTGGAGGAGGGAAGCCGCTTCTCCGTCTGGATCGTGGGGGAAAAGGATTGA
- the grxC gene encoding glutaredoxin 3, which translates to MKTPVTVFTMTLCPYCVAAKRLLKKKGVDFEEVNLDRHPERWAECERRSGKETVPQVFFGDRHIGGCDDLMDLDRSGELDRLIASL; encoded by the coding sequence ATGAAGACGCCCGTCACCGTGTTCACCATGACCCTCTGCCCCTACTGTGTCGCCGCCAAGCGTCTCTTGAAGAAGAAGGGCGTGGACTTCGAGGAGGTCAATCTCGACCGCCACCCCGAGCGTTGGGCGGAGTGCGAGCGCCGCTCGGGGAAGGAGACCGTCCCCCAGGTCTTCTTCGGGGACCGCCACATCGGGGGGTGCGACGACCTGATGGACCTCGACCGCTCGGGCGAACTCGACAGGCTCATCGCCTCGCTGTAA